One window of Theropithecus gelada isolate Dixy chromosome 4, Tgel_1.0, whole genome shotgun sequence genomic DNA carries:
- the LOC112622362 gene encoding guanine nucleotide-binding protein-like 1, whose amino-acid sequence MPRKKPFSVKQKKKQLQDKRERKRGLQDGLRSSSNSRSGSRERREEQTDTSDGESVTHHIRRLNQQPSQGLGPRGYDPNRYRLHFERDSREEVERRKRAAREQVLQPVSAEVLELDIREVYQPGSVLDFPRRPPWSYEMSKEQLMSQEERSFQEYLGKIHGAYSSEKLSYFEHNLETWRQLWRVLEMSDIVLLITDIRHPVVNFPPALYEYVTGELGLALVLVLNKVDLAPPALVVAWKHYFHQHYPQLHVVLFTSFPRDPRTPQDPSSVLKKSRRRGRGWTRALGPEQLLRACEAITVGKVDLSSWREKIARDVAGATWGNGSGEEEEEDDGPAVLVEQQTDSAMEPTGPTRERYKDGVVTIGCVGFPNVGKSSLINGLVGRKVVSVSRTPGHTRYFQTYFLTPSVKLCDCPGLIFPSLLPRQLQVLAGIYPIAQIQEPYTAVGYLASRIPVQALLHLRHPEAEDPSAEHPWCAWDICEAWAEKRGYKTAKAARNDVYRAANSLLRLAVDGRLSLCFHPPGYSEQKGTWESHPETTELVVLQGRVGPAGDEEEEEEEELSSSCEEEGEEDRDADEEGEGDEDTPTSAPGSSLAGRNPYALLGEDEC is encoded by the exons ATGCCGAGGAAGAAGCCCTTCAGCGtgaagcagaagaagaagcagTTGCAGGACAAACGGGAGCGGAAGAGAG GGCTTCAAGATGGGCTGCGCTCCAGTTCCAACAGCCGCAGCGGGAGCCGGGAGCGGCGAGAGGAACAGACAGACACCTCGGACGGGGAGTCTGTGACCCATCATATCCGCAGGCTTAACCAGCAGCCTTCTCAGGGGCTGGGTCCACGAGGCTACGACCCAAATcg ATACCGACTGCATTTTGAGAGAGACAGCAGAGAGGAggtagagaggagaaagagagcagCCCGGGAGCAAGTTCTACAGCCGGTCAGTGCTGAGGTGTTGGAGCTGGACATCCGGGAGGTCTATCAGCCTGGCTCAG TTCTGGACTTTCCTCGACGTCCTCCTTGGAGCTATGAGATGTCTAAGGAGCAACTAATGAGCCAAGAGGAACGGAGCTTCCAAGAGTATCTTGGGAAGATTCATGGGGCTTACTCCTCTGAGAAACTCAGCTACTTTGAGCACAATCTGGAG ACATGGAGGCAGCTGTGGCGGGTGTTAGAGATGTCTGACATTGTCCTGCTTATCACTGATATCCGACATCCA GTTGTGAATTTCCCGCCAGCACTTTATGAGTATGTGACTGGAGAACTTGGGCTGGCCCTGGTGCTGGTTTTGAACAAGGTGGATCTGGCCCCGCCAGCTCTTGTGGTTGCCTGGAAGCATTATTTCCATCAACACTATCCCCAGCTCCATGTCGTCCTTTTCACCTCTTTCCCTCGGGACCCCCGCACCCCACAGGACCCTAGTAGTG TCTTGAAGAAGAGTCGGAGGCGGGGGAGAGGATGGACTCGGGCCCTGGGGCCAGAGCAGTTGCTGAGAGCCTGTGAAGCCATCACTGTGGGGAAAG TGGACTTGAGCAGCTGGCGGGAGAAGATTGCTCGGGATGTAGCGGGGGCCACCTGGGGTAATGGCtccggggaggaggaggaagaggacgaTGGCCCAGCAGTCTTGGTGGAGCAGCAGACTGATTCAGCAATGGAGCCAACTGGCCCAACCCGAGAGCGCTACAAGGATGGGGTGGTGACCATCGGCTGTGTGG GTTTCCCTAATGTGGGAAAGTCCTCGCTGATCAATGGGCTGGTGGGGCGGAAAGTCGTGAGTGTCTCCAGAACCCCAGGCCATACCCGATACTTTCAGACCTACTTTCTTACTCCCTCCGTGAAGCTCTGTGACTGCCCGGGCCTCATCTTCCCATCTCTTCTGCCTAGGCAGTTGCAG GTTCTGGCAGGGATCTACCCCATCGCCCAGATCCAGGAGCCCTATACTGCTGTGGGCTACCTGGCCTCCCGAATTCCCGTGCAGGCCCTGCTCCACTTGCGCCACCCAGAGGCTGAGGACCCCTCAGCGGAACACCCCTGGTGTGCCTGGGACATCTGTGAAG cctgggcagagaaACGTGGTTACAAGACAGCCAAGGCGGCTCGGAATGATGTGTACAGAGCAGCCAACAGTCTCTTGCGGCTGGCAGTGGACGGCCGCCTCAGCCTGTGTTTTCATCCCCCAGGCTACAGTGAACAGAAAG GCACCTGGGAGTCCCATCCAGAGACCACGGAGCTGGTGGTTttgcagggcagggtggggccaGCAGgtgacgaggaggaggaggaagaggaagagctgAGCAGCTCctgtgaggaggagggagaggaggaccGGGATGCGgatgaggagggagaaggggatgAGGACACCCCAACCTCAGCTCCAGGGTCCAGTTTGGCTGGCCGAAACCCTTATGCCCTGCTGGGTGAGGATGAGTGCTGA
- the LOC112622366 gene encoding proline-rich protein 3-like, which yields MPKRKKQNQHQPPTQQQPPLPEREETGDEEDGSPIALHRGPPGSRGPLIPPLLSLPPPPWGRGPIRRGLGPRSSPYGRGWWGVNVEPPFPGPGHGGPTRGSFHKEQRNPRRLKSWSLIKNTCPPKDDPQVMEDKSDRPVCRHFAKKGHCRYEDLCAFYHPGVNGPPL from the exons ATGCCGAAACGAAAGAAGCAGAATCAGCACCAGCCACCGACACAGCAGCAACCCCCACTGCCCGAGCGGGAAGAGACTGGAGATGAGGAGGATGGGAGTCCCATCG ctcTTCACAGAGGTCCTCCAGGATCAAGGGGACCACTGATTCCACCACTGCTGAGTCTCCCACCTCCTCCTTGGGGTAGAGGCCCAATTCGGAGAGGCCTTGGCCCCAGGTCTAGCCCATATGGTCGTGGTTGGTGGGGAGTCAATGTTGAACCTCCTTTTCCGGGGCCAGGTCATGGGGGTCCCACCAGGGGAAGCTTTCACAAAGAACAGAGAAACCCTCGAAGGCTCAAAAGCTGGTCTCTTATCAAGAATACCTGCCCGCCCAAGGATGATCCCCAGGTTATGGAAG ACAAATCCGACCGCCCTGTCTGCCGACATTTTGCCAAAAAGGGTCACTGTCGATATGAGGACCTCTGTGCCTTCTACCATCCAGGCGTCAATGGACCTCCTCTGTGA